The Bubalus kerabau isolate K-KA32 ecotype Philippines breed swamp buffalo chromosome X, PCC_UOA_SB_1v2, whole genome shotgun sequence genome has a segment encoding these proteins:
- the NR0B1 gene encoding nuclear receptor subfamily 0 group B member 1 yields MAGEDHQWQGSILYNMLMSAKQVQATPEPPKARVGAACWGCSCGSEPPVDREGLTGAPATVLLYRCCFCGEDHPRQGSILYNLLMNAKQAQETPEAPEEGLGGACWGCSCGSEPPAGREGLTGVRTTVLLYRCCFCGEDHPRQGSILYSLLTSAKQTHVEPEAPEARPGGAWWDSSYSSRRLGGREELQGGQAGALPCRRCFCGEDHPRLGSLPCHVPPGAKPTDLAREAPPGTPWWDPARGVRRRVTLKSPQVVCEAASAGLLKTLRFVKYLPCFQVLPLDQQLVLLRSCWAPLLMLELAQDRLNFETVETSEASLLQSILATRRRETAGNEPPPQPPLLPHSVLPLEAEYLPSAAEVQTIKGFLAKCRSLDITTKEYAYLKGTVLFNPDLPGLQCVKYIQGLQWGTQQILSEHVRMTHGVYRARFAELNSALFLLRFISANTLAELFFRPIIGTVSMDDMMLEMLCAKL; encoded by the exons ATGGCGGGCGAGGACCACCAGTGGCAGGGCAGCATCCTGTACAACATGCTCATGAGCGCCAAGCAAGTGCAAGCGACCCCGGAGCCGCCCAAGGCACGGGTGGGGGCCGCGTGCTGGGGCTGCTCCTGTGGCTCTGAGCCCCCGGTGGACAGAGAGGGACTGACCGGTGCGCCGGCCACGGTGCTCCTGTACCGCTGCTGCTTTTGCGGGGAAGACCACCCGCGGCAGGGCAGCATCCTCTACAACCTGCTCATGAACGCCAAGCAAGCGCAGGAGACTCCGGAGGCGCCCGAGGAAGGACTGGGGGGCGCGTGCTGGGGCTGTTCCTGTGGCTCTGAGCCCCCGGCGGGCAGAGAGGGGCTGACCGGTGTGCGGACCACAGTGCTCCTGTACCGCTGCTGCTTCTGCGGGGAAGACCACCCGCGGCAGGGCAGCATTCTGTACAGCTTGCTCACCAGCGCCAAGCAGACGCACGTGGAGCCGGAAGCTCCCGAGGCGCGGCCGGGGGGCGCGTGGTGGGACAGCTCTTACAGCTCGCGGAGGCTAGGGGGCCGAGAGGAATTGCAGGGCGGGCAGGCTGGTGCGCTCCCGTGCCGCCGCTGCTTTTGCGGCGAAGACCACCCGCGGCTGGGCAGCCTCCCCTGCCACGTGCCCCCGGGCGCCAAGCCGACGGACTTGGCTCGAGAGGCACCGCCGGGGACCCCCTGGTGGGACCCCGCGCGCGGCGTGCGGCGGCGGGTGACCCTCAAGAGCCCACAGGTGGTCTGCGAGGCCGCCTCGGCGGGCCTGTTGAAGACGCTGCGTTTCGTCAAGTACTTGCCCTGCTTCCAGGTGCTCCCCCTGGACCAGCAGCTAGTGCTGCTGCGCAGCTGCTGGGCGCCGCTGCTCATGCTGGAACTGGCCCAGGACCGCTTGAACTTTGAGACGGTGGAGACCTCTGAGGCCAGCCTGCTGCAGAGCATCCTCGCCACCAGGCGGCGGGAGACCGCGGGCAACGAGCCACCGCCCCAACCCCCACTGCTGCCGCACTCGGTCCTGCCGCTGGAGGCCGAGTATTTGCCGTCGGCCGCCGAGGTCCAAACCATCAAGGGCTTCCTTGCCAAGTGCCGGAGCCTGGATATAACTACCAAGGAGTACGCCTACCTCAAGGGGACCGTACTCTTCAACCCGG ACCTGCCAGGCCTGCAGTGCGTGAAGTACATCCAGGGACTTCAGTGGGGAACTCAACAGATACTGAGCGAACACGTCAGGATGACACATGGGGTGTACCGAGCCAGGTTTGCCGAACTGAACAGTGCCCTCTTCCTTCTGAGATTCATCAGTGCCAACACCCTGGCTGAACTGTTCTTCAGGCCCATCATTGGCACAGTCAGTATGGATGATATGATGCTGGAGATGCTCTGTGCAAAGTTGTGA